The Stigmatella ashevillena genomic sequence GGCGCTCGACTTCACCGCGGACGAGTACCGCGCGAAGTCCAGCCACGACGTGAAGGCGGCCTTGGCCCGCACCCGCGGCGACCTGGATGACCCGAAGAGCGAGTTCAACAACCTCGCGGCCTTCAAGTACGACGACCCGAACCTCTACAAGTGGGGCATGGCCATCGACCTGAGCCGCTGCACGGGCTGCTCCGCGTGCGTGGTCGCCTGCCAGGCCGAGAACAACATCCCCGTGGTGGGCAAGGACCAGGTCAGCCGCAGCCGCGAAATGCACTGGCTGCGCATCGACCGCTACTTCAGCGGCACCGGCATCCACACGGGCGGCTACGACAACAAGGCCGACCCGGACTCCGATCCGCAGATGATCCACCAGCCGGTCACCTGCGTGCACTGCGAGAAGGCGCCCTGCGAGTACGTCTGCCCGGTGAACGCCACCGTCCACTCGGACGAGGGCCTCAACGACATGGTGTACAACCGCTGCATCGGCACGCGGTACTGCGCCAACAACTGCCCCTACAAGGTCCGCCGGTTCAACTACCTGCACTACACCCAGGGCAAGACGCCCACGCAGAAGATGCTGATGAACCCGGACGTCACGGTCCGCAACCGCGGCGTGATGGAGAAGTGCACCTTCTGCGTCCAGCGCATCGAGCGCACCCGCATCAACGCGCGCGTGGAGAAGCGGACCATCGCCGATGGCGAGCTGAAGACGGCCTGCCAGCAGACGTGCGCCGCCCAGGCCATCACCTTCGGCTCGCTCAATGATCCGAAGTCCCGCGTCAGCCAGCTCCACGCGGACGACCGGCACTACAAGCTGCTGTACGAGCTCGGCACCATGCCGCGCACGGTTCACCTCGTGCGGCTGCGCAACCCGAATCCCGCCCTGGCCCAAGCTCCCAAGGCCCACGAAGGAGAGCACTGATCATGGCCGAGACCGCCGCCCATTCCGCGCTCGACCCGCTCGAGCCCCGGGAGCTTGTCCCGCCGCACCACACCGACCGGACGCTCAATGACACCTTGCTCGATTATGTCTGGCAGAAGCCGGGCAAGGGCTGGTTCATGCTGTTCGGCATCTCCCTGTGCCTGCTGAGCCTGCTGGTCATCGGGCTCACCTACACGGTGGCCAAGGGCATCGGCACCTGGGGTAACAACCAGCCGGTCAGCTGGGCCCTGGAGATCGTCAACTTCGTGTGGTGGGTGGGTATCGGCCACGCCGGAACGCTCATCTCCGCCATCCTCCTGCTCTTCCAGCAGAAGTGGCGCACCAGCATCAACCGCTTCGCCGAGGCGATGACGCTGTTCGCGGTCATGTGCGCGGGCCTCTTCCCGCTGTTCCACACCGGCCGTCCCTGGTTCGCCTTCTGGCTGTTCCCCTACCCCAGCACCCTGGGTGCGTGGCCGCAGTTCCGCTCCCCGCTGCTCTGGGACGTGTTCGCCATCTCGACCTACCTCACGGTGTCCGCGCTGTTCTGGTACGTGGGCCTCATCCCGGACCTGGCGGCCCTGCGCGACTCGTCGAAGACGAAGCTCCAGCGCATCCTCTACGGCATCTTCAGCCTCGGCTGGCGCGGCTCCGGGCGGCACTGGCACAACTACAAGATCGCCTACCTGCTCCTGGCCGGTATCTCCACGCCGCTCGTCGTCTCGGTGCACACCATCGTGTCCTTCGACTTCGCGGTGTCCCTGCTGCCCGGCTGGCACGCCACCATCTTCCCGCCCTACTTCGTGGCCGGCGCCGTCTTCTCCGGCTTCGCCATGGTCATCACGCTCATCGTGCCCGCGCGCAAGTACATGGGCCTGAGGGACGTGATTACCGACCGGCACCTGGAGAACATGAACAAGGTCATCCTCGCGACGGGCCTGCTCGTGTCCTACGGGTACATGATGGAGCACTTCATCGCCTGGTACTCGCAGAGCCAGTACGAGATCTGGACCTTCTACGTGAACCGCGCGCGCGGCCCCTACTGGCCGGTGTACTGGTTGATGATCGCCTGCAACGTCATCACCCCGAACATCTTCTGGTTCAAGAAGTGCCGCACGAGCATCCCCATCATGTGGGTGGCCTCCATCATGGTGAACATCGGCATGTGGTGCGAGCGCTTCATCATCATCGTCACCTCGCTGCACCAGGACTTCCTGCCTTCCTCGTGGGACATGTACGCGCCCACCTGGGTGGACTGGTCCATCTACATCGGCACGCTGGGGCTGTTCGGCACCCTCTTCCTGCTGTTCCTGAAGTTCATCCCCGCGGTGGCCCTCAGCGAGGTGAAGGAGATGCAGCTGGAGTTGAAGCACGCCGCGCATGCCGCCCACGCGGGCCACGCCAACGACACGGCGGCGGCGGGCACCCTCACCCACGGAGCGCACTAGAGCCATGGAAGCCAAGGTCCTCGACAGCTGGGTGCTCGGCGAATTCGAGACGCCCGAAGCCCTCGTTGCCGCCACCAATGAGATGCGCCTGAAGGGCTTTCAGGGCATGGACACGTACTCCCCGTACCCGCTGCACGGCGGGTCCGAGGCGCTGGGCCTGCCCCCCTCGAAGGTGCCCTTCATCGCCCTGGGCGGCACGCTCACCGGCTGCATCACCGCCCTGGCGATGCAGACGTACATGAACTCCGTCGACTACCCGCTCAACGTGGGTGGCCGCCCCATCCTGAGCCTGCCCTCGTGGGTGCCCGTCACCTTCGAGCTGTCGGTGCTCTTCACCGCGTTCGGCATCTTCTTCGGGCTGATGGCGCTCAGCCGCCTGCCCCAGCTCTACCACCCGGTGTTCGAGCACGATGCCTTCCGCAGCGCTTCCACGCACGGCTTCTGGCTGAGCATTCCCAAGCTGGCGGGCGTGAACGCGGATGATGTCATGCAGCAGTTGCAGAGCCTGGGTGCCACCCAGGTGACCGTCGTCACGGGAGAGAAGGAATGAAGTACCTCATCCCCGCCGTGGGACTCGCGGCCCTCACCGGCTGCCAGATCTCCTCTGAAACCCTCCAGCGCATGGAGGACCAAGCCAAGTACGAGTACTATGAGACGTCGGAGTTCTGGGCCGATGGGCGCGCCATGCGCACCCCGCCCGAGGGCACCTTCGCGCGCGAGCAGCTCGTGGGCAACCCGGGGCTGACCAGCGGCCGCGTCGGCACGCAGCTGGTCTCCGCCATCCCGGTCTCCGTGGACAAGAGCCTGCTGCTGCTCGGCCAGAAGAAGTACAACATCGTCTGCTCGCAGTGCCATGGCGTGCTCGGCGACGGCAACAGCGTCGTGGCGGAGAACATGGGCCTGCGCCTGCCGCCGTCCCTCCTGGATCTGTCCGAGCGTCCGGCAGGCCACTTCTACGCCGCCATCAACGAGGGTTACGGCGTGATGCCGTCCTTCAGCGGTGAGCTCAACACCCAGGAGCGCTGGGCCGTGGTCGCCTACGTGCGCGCGCTCCAGGCCGCCCGGTCCACCCGTCCGGGAGGCGAGCCCCTTCCTCAGGAGAACCGATGAATTCCGTGGAGCGTTACACCGCCACGCCCAAGCTCATGCCGCTGGCGGGTGGCATCGGCGTGCTGGGCCTGCTGGCCACCGCCGCGGGGTACTTCGTGGACCCGCGCGTCACCGGCCACAGCTACCTGCTGGCGTTCGCGTACTGGGCCGGCATCTCCATCGCATCGCTCATCATGGTGGCCATCTTCCACACGGCCAAGGCCACGTGGATGACGGTGCTGCGCCGGGTCATGGAGACGATGGCCGTCTCCATCCCCCTGTTCGCGGTGCTCTTCCTGGGCCTCATCCCCGCCCTCAAGCACATCTACCCCTGGTTCCCCGGCTCGGAGCTCGTCAACTCGCTGAGCGAGATGGAGCGCGAGCACCTGGGCCACAAGCAGCACGGCTACCTGAACCCCACGTTCTTCGCCGTGCGCCAGGTCATCTACTTCGGCGTGTGGATCTTCGTGAGCCACCGGCTGCACTCGCTCAGCACCCGCCAGGACGAGGACGGCCAGTTGGCGCGCACCGCGAGCCTGCGCAAGTGGTCCCCGGGTTCGCTGCCCTTCCTTGCGCTCACCATTACTTTTGCTTCGTTCGACTGGATGATGAGCCTCACGCCGCTGTGGTTTTCCACCATCTTCGGCGTCTATTACTTCACGGGCAGCTTCCTGGCGGTCTTCTGTCTGCTGACGATCGTGTCGGTCAACGCGCAGGGGCATAACCTGTACGGCAATCTGGTGAAGCCCTCGCACTTCCACAACCTGGGCAAGCTGATGCTGGGCTTCACCGCCTTCTGGGCCTACATCGCCTTCTCCCAGTTCTTCCTCATCTGGATCGCCAACCTTCCGGAAGAGGCGCCCTGGTACCACACGCGCATCGCCACCGGCTGGCGCGGCCTGTCCATCTCGCTGTTCTTCCTGCACTTCTTGTTGCCGTTCGCCATCCTCCTGTCGCGCAACCTGAAGCTGCAGCCGCGCAAGCTGGCGGTGGTGGCCGTGTACCTGCTCGTCATCCACGCGGTGGACCTGTACTGGCTCATCTGGCCGGCCCTCAGCCCCGAGCACCCCTCCTTCCACTGGACGCTCGTCACCGCGTTCCTGGGCGTGGGGGGCGTGTCCATCGCCTTCGCCCTGTTCCGCATCCGCGGCCGGTACACGCTGCCGGTGAAGGATCCGTACATCGCCGAGTCCCTGAGGTACGTGCAGCCATGAAGAAGACCCAGGTCGAGCAGGAGTCGCGCATCATCGTCGGTGCGCACGGTGTGGCGGCCGAGGAAGACCACCTCATCCTCGGAAAGGTCATCAGCGTGGGGGTCATCTCCCTCGTCATCTTCATCGTGGGCGGCATCTGGGCCTGGCGCATCCAGGTGGCCACCGAGAAGGAGCAGCTGCCCGACGGTCCCGCCCCCCGCCCGCCCGCCATGGGCCAGTACGAGGTCGGCATCGTCAACCAGCGCCTCTTCGAGCAGGACTTCCACGCCGCGCAGAAGATCTCCACCCAGCAGCAGGCGCTGCGCAACGGCTGGGGGGACCAGCCCGGCGTGGCGGCCCACCCGAACCTCGAGCAGGCCATGGAGCGCGTCATCACCGATGCACGTCGCGCGCCCCCGCCCCCTCCGGCGCCGGAGACCGTCCCTTCCCCTGAGTCCCCCTCTCCCACCTCGCCACCGCGATAGCCTCCGCTGATGTCCTCTTTCCCCCCTCACGCTTCTGTCCGCTTCCCACCGGCCTTGCGGCTCGCCGTGGCGCTCCTGGCACTGGGTGCCACGCTGCCCGCGTTCGCGCTGCCGGGAGGTGGCCGGACGCCTCGCGCCATCGTCGAGGCCCAGTCGGACACACCGCCCGCCCTGCGCGGCGTGGAGGTGGAGGAGCACCTGGGCGAGCTGGTGCCCACCGAGACGCGCTTCACGGATGCCCTGGGCAACGAGGTCCGCCTGGGCGACGTGCTGCCCAAGGACAAGCCCACCCTGCTCACGCTGGTGTACTACCAGTGCCCCATGCTCTGTAACCTCGTCCTCAATGGCCAGGTGAGCGCCATGCGCGAGCTGGGGCTGGAGCTGGGCAAGGACTACGAGTCCGTCACGGTGAGCATCGATCCGAAGGACACCGCCGCGCAGAGCCTGGACCGGCGGCGGCGCCACCTCCAGGCCATGGGCAAGCCCGAGACGGCCCCCTGGCACTTTCTCACGGGCAGTGAGCAGAGCATTCACAAGCTCGCGGAATCCGTGGGCTTCAAGTACACGTACGACGAGAGCACCAAGCAGTACGGCCACGCGGCGGTGGTCCACGTCCTCACCCCCGAGGGCAGCATTTCCCGCTATCTGTACGGCACCAGCTTTCCCCCCAGCGACATGAAGATGGCGCTGGTGGAGGCCTCGCACGGCAAGATAGGCACCAGCTTTGACCGGGTCTTGATGACCTGCTTCAAGTACGACACCACCACACGGCGGTATGGCTTCTACATCTTCGGATTCATTCGAGTGGGCGGGCTCATGGTATTCGGCGCGCTCTCGACAATGCTGATCTACTTCTGGAGGCGCGAGCTGAAGAAAGGCGCGACGGCATGAGCGACATTGCCAACAAAATCCTCTTCCTCCCGGAGCGCGCGTCGACCTTCGCTGAACGAGTCGACGTCCTCCACTACTTCGTCGTCGGCACCACCATGGTGATGTCGGCGGGCGTGGGCCTGGCGGCGCTGTTCTTCTTCTTCCGCTTCCGCCGGCGCGTCCCCAACCAGACCACCGAGTACGTGGTGCCGGACCTCAAGACGGAGTTCCTCTTCGTCTCGGTCCCCCTGGTCTTCTTCCTGGTGTGGTTCGCCATTGGCTTCCGGGACTTCACGTGGGTCACCACGCCGCCCAAGGACGCCATGGACGTCTACGTCATGGGCAAGCAGTGGATGTGGAAGTTCGCCTACCCGGAAGGGCCCAACGGCGTGAACGTGCTGCACGTGCCGGCCAACCGCCCGGTGCGTCTGCTCATCACGTCGCGGGACGTGCTCCACTCCTTCTACGTGCCGGCCTTCCGCATCAAGATGGATGCGCTGCCCGGCCGCTACACCCAGGTGTGGTTCGAGGCGACCAAGCCCGGCACGTACCAGGTGCTCTGCACCGAATACTGCGGCCTGTCCCACTCCAAGATGCTCGCGGAGGTCGTCGTGCTGGCCCCCGAGGACTTCGAGGAGTGGCTCAAGGAGCAGCAGCGGGGCCGGCTCCAGGGCCGTCAGGACGCGCTGGCGGACACCTCGCTGGTGCCGCCGGTGGCCCGCATGGCCGAACAGGGCGAGAAGCTCACCGCCACCCAGGGCTGCCTCAAGTGCCACACGGTGGACGGGGCGCCTCACGTGGGCCCCACCTTCCTGGGCATGTATGACCGCCAGGAGAAGCTGGCCGACGGACAGACGATCCGCGTGGACGAAGCCTACATCACCCAGTCGATGATGGACCCGGGCGCACACCTGGTGGTCGGCTACCAGAACGTGATGCCGACCTATCAGGGCAAGCTGCAAGGCCCCGAGACGGCCGCCATCGTCGAGTACATCAAGACATTGCGCACCGCGAACGTCCGCGAAGTCTCCTCGGAGGGACCTGCCTATGACCCCATCCAGTAGCCCTACCGCAGAGGGTGTGCTCCCCGGGCACGATGATGCCGGTGGGCACGACGGGCACCACCACCACCCGAACTATCTTGTCGACGGCACCACGGTGAAGTCGTGGCTGCTGACGATCGACCACAAGCGCATCGGGCTGATGTTCCTGGCCAGCGTGCTGTTCTTCTTCCTGATCGGCGGGGTGTTCGCGCTCGCCGTCCGGGTGGAGCTGCTCACGCCGGGCCCGACCGTCATGGACGCCATGACGTACAACCGGGCGTTCACGCTGCATGGCCTCATCATGATCTTCTTGTTCATGATTCCGGCCATCCCGGCGGCGTTCGGCAACTTCATGCTGCCGCTGATGCTGGGCGCCAAGGACGTGGCCTTCCCCCGGCTGAACTTGGCCAGCTTCTACATCTACGTGACGGGCGCCCTGCTGATGATCTGGGGCATGCTCAACGGCGGCCTGGACACCGGCTGGACGTTCTACACGCCCTACAGCACGCACACGACGACCACGGTGGCGCCGGTGCTCTTCGGCGCGTTCGTCATCGGCTTCAGCTCCATCGCGACAGGTCTGAACTTCATCGTCACGGTGCACACGATGCGGGCGCCGGGCATCACCTGGTTCAAGCTGCCGCTGTTCGTGTGGGCCATCTACGCCACCAGCTGCATCCAAGTGCTGGCCACGCCGGTCATCGGCCTGCTGACGCTGCTCGTGGTGGGCGAGAACCTGTTCAGCTTCGGCCTGTTTGATCCGGCCCGCGGCGGAGACCCGGTGCTCTTCCAGCACCTGTTCTGGTTCTACAGCCACCCGGCCGTGTACATCATGGTGCTGCCTGCCTTCGGCGTGATGTCCGAGGTGGTCGCCGCCTTCAGCCGCAAGAACATCTTCGGCTACCGCGCGGTGGCGTACTCGTCGCTCGGCATCGCCTTCGTGGGCTTCTTCGCCTGGGGCCACCACATGTTCGTGTCCGGCCAGTCGACGTTCGACGCGGGCATCTTCGGCGTGCTGACGATGCTGGTGGGCGTGTTCACCGCCATCAAGGTCTTCAACTGGGTGGGCACCGTCTACAAGGGCGCGGTCGACTTCCGGACGCCGTTCGCCTACTTCTGCGGCTTCCTGTTCTTCACCGTGTTCGGTGGCATGACGGGCATCGCGGTGGGCACGGTGTCGCTGGACATGCCGTGGCACGACACCTACTTCGTCGTGGCGCACTTCCACTTCATCATGGTGGGCGCGACGCTCATGGCCTTCCTGGCCGCCTTCCACTACTGGTTCCCGAAGATGTTCGGGCGCATGTACCACGAGGGGTGGGGCCTGGTGTCCGCGGCGCTCATCATCCTGGGCTTCAACGCCACCTTCATCCCCCAGTTCCTGCTGGGCAACTACGGCATGCCGCGGCGCTACTACGAGTACCCGGCGCGGTTCCAGGCGCTCAACGTCGCCTCCACCGCGGGCGCCACCCTGCTGGCGTTTGGCTTCGTCATCGTCGCCATCTACCTGACGTATGCGCTGTTCTACGGGCGCGCGTCCGGCAAGAACCCCTGGCGCAGCAAGGGCTACGAGTGGCTCTCCGAGTCTCCTCCGCCCACGCACAACTTCGTGGGTCCGCAGCCCACGTTCCCCGAGGAGCCGCACTACTACGTGGCCCCGAAGAAGGACGAGGTGAAGGATGTCTAGCGCTCCCGCCGCCCACGGCGCGGCGCCCGCCCCGAAGTTCGCAGAGCACTTCGCGTCGCTGGAGGTTCAGAACCACGCCGCCCGCCTGGGCATGTGGCTGTTCCTCTCGACGGAAATCCTGCTCTTCGCGGGTCTGTTCGTCTGCTACTCGTGCTACCGCTTCCTCTATCCGGAGGCGTTCGCCGAGGCCAGCCGGCACCTGAACCTGACGCTGGGCACGGTGAACACGGTGGTGCTCATCACCTCTTCGCTGAC encodes the following:
- a CDS encoding cbb3-type cytochrome c oxidase subunit I; amino-acid sequence: MTPSSSPTAEGVLPGHDDAGGHDGHHHHPNYLVDGTTVKSWLLTIDHKRIGLMFLASVLFFFLIGGVFALAVRVELLTPGPTVMDAMTYNRAFTLHGLIMIFLFMIPAIPAAFGNFMLPLMLGAKDVAFPRLNLASFYIYVTGALLMIWGMLNGGLDTGWTFYTPYSTHTTTTVAPVLFGAFVIGFSSIATGLNFIVTVHTMRAPGITWFKLPLFVWAIYATSCIQVLATPVIGLLTLLVVGENLFSFGLFDPARGGDPVLFQHLFWFYSHPAVYIMVLPAFGVMSEVVAAFSRKNIFGYRAVAYSSLGIAFVGFFAWGHHMFVSGQSTFDAGIFGVLTMLVGVFTAIKVFNWVGTVYKGAVDFRTPFAYFCGFLFFTVFGGMTGIAVGTVSLDMPWHDTYFVVAHFHFIMVGATLMAFLAAFHYWFPKMFGRMYHEGWGLVSAALIILGFNATFIPQFLLGNYGMPRRYYEYPARFQALNVASTAGATLLAFGFVIVAIYLTYALFYGRASGKNPWRSKGYEWLSESPPPTHNFVGPQPTFPEEPHYYVAPKKDEVKDV
- a CDS encoding SCO family protein; translation: MSSFPPHASVRFPPALRLAVALLALGATLPAFALPGGGRTPRAIVEAQSDTPPALRGVEVEEHLGELVPTETRFTDALGNEVRLGDVLPKDKPTLLTLVYYQCPMLCNLVLNGQVSAMRELGLELGKDYESVTVSIDPKDTAAQSLDRRRRHLQAMGKPETAPWHFLTGSEQSIHKLAESVGFKYTYDESTKQYGHAAVVHVLTPEGSISRYLYGTSFPPSDMKMALVEASHGKIGTSFDRVLMTCFKYDTTTRRYGFYIFGFIRVGGLMVFGALSTMLIYFWRRELKKGATA
- a CDS encoding DUF3341 domain-containing protein, with the protein product MEAKVLDSWVLGEFETPEALVAATNEMRLKGFQGMDTYSPYPLHGGSEALGLPPSKVPFIALGGTLTGCITALAMQTYMNSVDYPLNVGGRPILSLPSWVPVTFELSVLFTAFGIFFGLMALSRLPQLYHPVFEHDAFRSASTHGFWLSIPKLAGVNADDVMQQLQSLGATQVTVVTGEKE
- a CDS encoding c-type cytochrome; the protein is MKYLIPAVGLAALTGCQISSETLQRMEDQAKYEYYETSEFWADGRAMRTPPEGTFAREQLVGNPGLTSGRVGTQLVSAIPVSVDKSLLLLGQKKYNIVCSQCHGVLGDGNSVVAENMGLRLPPSLLDLSERPAGHFYAAINEGYGVMPSFSGELNTQERWAVVAYVRALQAARSTRPGGEPLPQENR
- the coxB gene encoding cytochrome c oxidase subunit II is translated as MSDIANKILFLPERASTFAERVDVLHYFVVGTTMVMSAGVGLAALFFFFRFRRRVPNQTTEYVVPDLKTEFLFVSVPLVFFLVWFAIGFRDFTWVTTPPKDAMDVYVMGKQWMWKFAYPEGPNGVNVLHVPANRPVRLLITSRDVLHSFYVPAFRIKMDALPGRYTQVWFEATKPGTYQVLCTEYCGLSHSKMLAEVVVLAPEDFEEWLKEQQRGRLQGRQDALADTSLVPPVARMAEQGEKLTATQGCLKCHTVDGAPHVGPTFLGMYDRQEKLADGQTIRVDEAYITQSMMDPGAHLVVGYQNVMPTYQGKLQGPETAAIVEYIKTLRTANVREVSSEGPAYDPIQ
- the nrfD gene encoding NrfD/PsrC family molybdoenzyme membrane anchor subunit codes for the protein MAETAAHSALDPLEPRELVPPHHTDRTLNDTLLDYVWQKPGKGWFMLFGISLCLLSLLVIGLTYTVAKGIGTWGNNQPVSWALEIVNFVWWVGIGHAGTLISAILLLFQQKWRTSINRFAEAMTLFAVMCAGLFPLFHTGRPWFAFWLFPYPSTLGAWPQFRSPLLWDVFAISTYLTVSALFWYVGLIPDLAALRDSSKTKLQRILYGIFSLGWRGSGRHWHNYKIAYLLLAGISTPLVVSVHTIVSFDFAVSLLPGWHATIFPPYFVAGAVFSGFAMVITLIVPARKYMGLRDVITDRHLENMNKVILATGLLVSYGYMMEHFIAWYSQSQYEIWTFYVNRARGPYWPVYWLMIACNVITPNIFWFKKCRTSIPIMWVASIMVNIGMWCERFIIIVTSLHQDFLPSSWDMYAPTWVDWSIYIGTLGLFGTLFLLFLKFIPAVALSEVKEMQLELKHAAHAAHAGHANDTAAAGTLTHGAH